The Alicyclobacillus macrosporangiidus CPP55 genome segment TTGACCGAGGGGGACGTCCTGGCGGTGACCGGTGGCACGACGATGTCGGCGGTCGCCGAGATGATGCCGGCCAAGGGCCCGCGGCTGCGGATCCGGGTCGTCCCCGCGCGCGGCGGACTCGGGGAGAATGTCGACATCCAGGCGAACACCATTGCGGCGCGCCTGGCAGAGCGCCTTGGCGGCACCTCCATCATGCTGCACGTCCCGGATCAGTTGAGCCCGGAGACCTTGGAGCACTTGACCAGTGAACCGCTGGTGCAGGAGCGGCTGCAGGAGGTGCGTGAGGCCACCGTCGTCGTCCACGGCATCGGGGATGCCCTGACGATGGCCCGGCGGCGGCAGCTGGCGCCCGAAGAATTGGCGGTCCTCCGGGCGCGGGGGGCGGTCGCCGAGGCGTTTGGGTACTTTTTCGACGCGCAAGGCGAACCGGTCCACGCCATGACGACCGTCGGGCTGCGGTTGGAGGATCTCGCCCAACTGCGCCTCGTCATCGCGGTGGCGGGCGGCGCCTCGAAGGCCAAG includes the following:
- a CDS encoding sugar-binding transcriptional regulator gives rise to the protein METLQARVQILHRIRLLQPVGRRALAAAMGITERVLRAEVEFLRRQGLLVFNPAGMSLSEQGYALLDQLEGVLAAVEGRGELAQRLSRALGIPHVTVVQGDSDEETWVKDTLGLQTALYLRETLTEGDVLAVTGGTTMSAVAEMMPAKGPRLRIRVVPARGGLGENVDIQANTIAARLAERLGGTSIMLHVPDQLSPETLEHLTSEPLVQERLQEVREATVVVHGIGDALTMARRRQLAPEELAVLRARGAVAEAFGYFFDAQGEPVHAMTTVGLRLEDLAQLRLVIAVAGGASKAKAIAAAAKAYRMDVLVTDEGAATAILADGVQHHTGGDES